In Fusarium musae strain F31 chromosome 7, whole genome shotgun sequence, a single window of DNA contains:
- a CDS encoding hypothetical protein (EggNog:ENOG41), whose translation MPSLDAEMWAWYALTLIVVVARMASRRMLLGSFKRMLADDYLMAVTMITYTALLAIVSVLTRTPTNLINPDDHIVLTPEDIKLREYGSKLVLVTEHMQMLTLWGVKGCLLFMYGRLTMSLKQNFSVKLVAGYVVVGFVVMQILWFAAWCRPFNHYWQVPPDDCEQPVDKTRDLD comes from the exons ATGCCGTCCCTCGACGCTGAGATGTGGGCGTGGTACGCCTTGACGTTGATTGTGGTGGTTGCGCGAAT GGCGTCACGCCGAATGTTGCTCGGCTCATTCAAGCGCATGCTTGCAGATGATTACCTCATGGCGGTGACAATG ATCACGTATACTGCCCTCCTAGCTATTGTCAGCGTCCTCACGCGAACACccaccaacctcatcaaccccGACGATCATATCGTACTCACCCCCGAAGACATCAAACTCCGAGAATATGGATCGAAACTGGTCCTCGTCACGGAACATATGCAGATGCTCACCCTCTGGGGCGTCAAGGGCTGTCTACTGTTCATGTACGGCCGACTGAC AATGAGTTTGAAGCAAAACTTCTCGGTCAAGCTGGTAGCAGGCTATGTCGTCGTTGGATTCGTTGTGATGCAAATTTTGTGGTTTGCTGCTTGGTGCCGGCCTTTCAATCACTACTGGCAGGTTCCTCCTGATGACTGTGAGCAACCCGTTGATAAGACAAGGGATTTGGACTAA
- a CDS encoding hypothetical protein (EggNog:ENOG41) encodes MITNAVVNISSDIMIILLPMPVFLQSQLPLKRKIILCGVFALGIFTILAATMSKIYSLGDPYGTEWSYWYIREVSTAVIAANLPLTWTLLQRVFRLGSFHAKYGKSSNQRTGKGTSRFRSAYGNLSSMDRRPKKTTFVEPGMSFSESQEEINGKDIPLKIYQKNEVIVNITTEEASDKRSPSPPGHTGLERINLREANAHGGSENGDKSANEMELGVVTKVYHGV; translated from the exons ATGATCACCAACGCTGTCGTCAACATCTCTTCCGACATCATGATCATTCTTCTTCCTATGCCTGTCTTTCTACAATCTCAACTGCCGCTCAAGAGAAAGATTATCCTCTGCGGTGTCTTTGCGCTTGGTATCTTTACT ATTCTCGCAGCCACAATGAGCAAAATCTACAGTCTTGGCGACCCCTACGGCACAGAATGGTCCTACTGGTACATCCGCGAAGTCTCAACCGCCGTCATCGCCGCCAACCTCCCTCTCACTTGGACCCTCCTCCAACGCGTCTTCCGCCTCGGTTCATTCCACGCCAAGTACGGAAAATCTTCCAATCAACGCACTGGCAAAGGAACATCGCGATTCAGATCAGCATACGGAAACCTCAGCAGTATGGATCGAAGACCCAAGAAGACGACTTTTGTTGAGCCTGGAATGAGCTTCTCAGAGAGTCAGGAGGAGATTAATGGGAAGGATATCCCTTTGAAGATTTATCAGAAGAATGAGGTTATTGTTAACATCACTACTGAAGAGGCGTCCGATAAGCGATCGCCCTCACCGCCTGGACATACTGGCTTGGAGAGGATTAATTTGCGGGAGGCGAATGCGCATGGCGGTAGTGAGAATGGGGATAAGTCTGCCAATGAGAtggagcttggtgttgtcaCCAAGGTCTATCATGGAGTATAA